The Pseudalkalibacillus hwajinpoensis nucleotide sequence AATTGGGGAGAGTCGTCTGCTTGTTTACGGTCTATCGCAAGCTATGATCAGCAGTCTTTTATTGCTAATGGTGATCGCAATGGATGCACCTGTTATCTATGTTTGCATTCTTTTGTTTTTCACCGTCTCAAGTGTAGGTGTGGTGAATACATCCGTATTTTCACTAGCACTTGAAAATCAAGCAGAGCATGCCGGAAGTGCTTCAGCATTACTTGGTTTATTACCATTTCTTCTCGGTGCTATTGTTGCCCCAATAGTAGGATTAGGGGAAGGTGGTTTATCAATGGCTCTTGTGATTGCAGCATGTGAACTGATTGCTGTAGGAGCATATGTCTTTCTTGTTAAAAGGAACAAGAAAGTGTATCTTGTTGCGAACGAAGCGAGTTGATGGAATATGGGTTAAGACTGCTAAGCGTAGCTTAGCAGTCTTATTTTGCTGGTGCCTGTCACTCCCCGTTATTTGTCGAAGGCTATTCATGCGCTTTAGAGAATATTATTTAGTGCGGATGAAGGCATTGTAAGGATGATGTCAGCTCTATTAATCTTTTGTAAAGAATAGCCGTTACCCCTCCACAGCGAGAGTCACATCCTTATAATAGAGGTATCAAGTCAAACCACAACGGGATGTGAGCTCATGCAGAGAACGAATCAAGGTCAAAGCGAAATCATTTTTCTAAGTGCGATTACTTGCTTGCTTCTAATTCTAGTTCATGTTTTGGAAATGTTTTTCTTTGGAGAAAGACAGTCATTGAATGAGATTAGTTCTACTACCTATCAACTCAGTCAATTTGGGATTGCGATATTTGCGGTGATCGTTGGCCTATATCTATTTAGACAATCGGGAAGTAGGAAGAAAGAGAAGCGATTAGGTGCCTTTGAAGTTTCTAAGGTTATTCTTCTATTCGTTCTCTGGAGTCTTTTCTATCTTGTTCTTGCAAAAGTAGCTATGAACGTAGAGATGTTTACCGGTTGGAAAGATTCTATTCTTACTTTTGCCATGGGGGATTCATTTTATCACTTGTCTTTTATTTCAGTCATTCTACAATTTCTTTTATTTCTCCCTTTACTGAAGCTTGTTCAAACTAAGGCTGGTTGGTCGATTCTATTAGTTGTTACTGGAATGATTCATTACTATTTCGTATCTCCAGTCTTAACTGAAGGAAATGCATTTCTGACACAAGACGGTTTGCTTTTAAAATGGCTTTTCTTCTTTGTTCTTGGAGGTTACTTAGCTCGGTACTGGGATTCTGTACAGAACCTTCTAAAGAAATTCGATCGATTCGGACTTGTGGCATTGATTGGGTTAATTGGTTTCGAGGTTACCTACTATTTGATGTATGGCTCTATCTATCAGGAAGAATGGTTTCTTATGATAACGGTGCCTGTTATATTGATATCATTGCTGGGGATTTATCAGTCAGTTAGAAAAGTGGTGCTGTTGGATATTTTCTTGCATTCCATTGGGGAAAACACAATAGGACTCTATTTTATCTTCCCATTCATTATTTTCGCGTATTCAAGTATTTTGCCAGATGCGATATGGCAGAAAGAATATTTTGTACTTGTCTTCACCTTAGTGCTTGGAACGTCGGTTTTTATTAGTAAGCTAGTAAGGTTAATTGTCATCAACATCGAGGGGATAAAAGGCCCTGTTGTGAAAACAAAAATGCTGAATCAACAGGAACTTGGAATTAATTAAACGTTTGATTAATACATTCGAATGAACGTAAAGAACCCATCATATTTAGGTGATGGGTTTTTTTGTGTATCAATATCTCCGTTAAAATTAGTGTGATAAGAAGCGGATCTCAATCTATGAGATAGACACATGCATGACTAATTGACTAGTTATTAGTCAGATATGCTTGAAAACGAATCTATAAGTGGTAATATTAACGTTATGTGTTGGTTATCATTGGTTTTCAATGGATATAAATGGAACCCGAAAACGACTATCCAATCATTCGACTTTACATCTCTTTTAAGGGAGTAGAGTTTTTTACCGTTATTTCGATCAAACGATCTTTTGTTTTGAAAATAGAAAACGAGGTATTTTTTTGAATTATTCTTTGTAAAGAAATTGTAAATTACGTTCAGGCTATTGTTATGGGTAAAGATTTATGATGCGTCTAGTTGAGTGTGAAAATAAATAGCTGTTTTTGCCTAATTAAAAGGAAAATTAATGGTACAAAGGAAGAGATAAATGCTTGTTAAACGTCATCAAGTTGAAAGAAGAAATATTGCAGTAAACGATGTGCGATGGGATGGAGAGATGTTAAGCTTCCAGATAAAAAATGAAGAAATTCATAATTTAGAATCTCTCAATCTATGTCTTATAAATCGTAAAAATGAAGAAATTATATGGCCGGACTTTAAACAAGAAAAAGTAGGTTCTTTTATCAATTTCAGCTTATTTAAAGAGGATTTAAGTGGATTAAACTCAGGAAAATGGGATTTCTTTATAATAAATGGTCGAAGTAAAAGCATGGATAGAAAGAGAATTGGTGTCTATCAAGCTCCCATAGCTTCTAGACCACACAGGTATTTGAAACCGATTGTTGAAATGGAGCAGCACTCTTGGATTCCTTATCTTACGGATCGAAATGAACTTTCCTTGCATATTGGGAGTATAAGTGAGCTAGAAAAAGTTAGTTTTGAAGTTGTTGACTTCCAAAGTCAGGTCATCTCCATGGAAGAAGAAGACAACCGCCTCATTCTACATATCGATCAGTACTTTCCTTCTTCACCAGTAATGGTTCACACGAACGATTTAACTTCTCGAAAGATCCCTTCATCTTATCATCCAGAAGATAAATCTTTAACAATTCATAATGAAAACAAAAATGACTTTGTAAATGGAGAAGGTGAGCTTCAACTTCATTTTAAGCGTGGAAACATTCTTGAAGTTTATCCGTTAATTTTTGAGAATAGTCTAGTGACCCCAATCGTGCAACCTTCGTTTACTAAAATAGTGAAGGGGCAGCTTCATGCTCAGAACTTACGTGTTACGCACGATCGCATCTTATTTGATGTTTCTACGAATTTCATCGAATATGCGAGTGAAATTCAATTTTATTTGAAGAAACGTAAAAGAGATGAAATCGTGAATTTGGAAGTTTCCCGTCATTTACATGGTTCAGTGGAAGAAATCGGTGTATCTATAAGCCAATTCAATGGATTATTTACTAACACAAGCCGCTGGGATCTTTTTGTTGAAATTCGGTACGCTAACCTAGTTGAGGTAAGAAGAGTCGGCGAGTATAATAACCCTCTTAACCACCTTGAACGGCATGTGAGCCACCTTCCTATAACAGAGGATCTTTATCTCTCACCTTATTTAACAAATGATCATGAATTTTCATTTTACGTTAGTACTGAGGAGCAATATTTAAAAAGTAAGTACCCTGGTAATGTTTCGCTACATCGTTTGAATCTCAAACGAAATGGTGAACTGCAATTGACAGCTACCGTTTCAATGAAAAGGATAGAAAGTTTTGAAGTGAAGGAGCTTGTTTTAAGGTTACGAAGTGATAAGAGTAAACGAGTAATTGTACCTTACCATAAAGTGGTGGAAACGTCCGCTAATAAACAAAAAGTAAGTTTCCGCATTCAATTAAATGAAGTTGAATTTGAACAGTTTTATTGGGACTTTTTTATTTCAGTAAAAGTAAATAATCACGAGACGAGATTAATTAGAGTAGTTAGTGATAATTTACTTATTCATAAGCAATTGAAACATCGGATGTGGAAATACACTTTAAATCAATCCAATGGCTACATGATCTATCCCTATATCACGATTAATGGTGGGGTTAGTATCACTTATCGCTATAAAGGCGAATATGAGAGCATAAAGTATAAAATGAATGAGTACATTGCGTACTATTTGTATATCCTTTTCTACTGGAATGCGTTTTGGAAACCTACCTGGTTAATTCATGAGAAATACTCAGAAACAGCGCAAGATAATGCCTATTACTTCTTTAAACATTGCTTTGAAGAACATAAAGATAAGAAGGTTTACTATGTTATTAAAAAAGGATCTGAAGATGAACGCAATTTAATTCCTTATAAGGAACGAGTCGTTTATTTCATGAGCATTAAACACCTTTTCTTAATCCTATCTTCCAAAGTGATTGTTTCATCTGAAGCGAAGGGACACGGTTATGCCTGGAGGGTAGCTCGTGGACCGATTCGTGATTATGTGAATAGTAAGCGCTACGTGTTTCTACAGCACGGTGTGTTAGGTCTGAAGAAGGTAGAAAATACGTTTAAGGTTGGTTCGGCGAATTCAGCTGATTTGTTCGTTGTGTCTTCAGATTTTGAAAAGCAAATCGTCATGGACCACTTTGGATATAAAGCGAAGAACATTATTGTGACGGGCTTATCAAGATGGGATGTAGTAGAAGATCGTTCCCAAGAGCTAACCGATAGCGGTAAGAAAGAGGTCTTTCTTATGCCGACCTGGCGGAATTGGCTTGATGAAGTAGAAGAAGGCGAATTTGTACTATCCGATTACTATAAAGCTTATAATGCTCTGCTAAACTCTAATGAGCTACATGACACGCTAAGGAAAAATAATTTGCTTCTCAATTTCTATGTTCATCCCAAGTTTATGCCCTATGTCTCTCATTTTACTAGTGAAAATGAGCATGTAAGAGTTATTCAATTCGGTGAGGAAAAGATTAATGATCTCCTGATGCGCTCCAGTATGTTAATTACGGATTATTCCAGTGTCGCCTGGGAGATGTACTATCAGAAGAAGCCAGTGTTATTTTTCCATTTTGATTTGAGTAAGTATAATGAATTGCAGGGAAGTTATATGGATCTTAACAAAGAATTATTTGGAGATGTCGCATACTCTTCCGCAGCGTTAGTTTCAAAATTCGAAGAGTATGCGAGCACGAATTTCGCTGAAAAACCTGAAATTAGCAGCAAGCGATTTGAGTACTTTAACTATATTGATGATGGTAACAGCTCAAGGATCTTTTCTGAAATTAAGAAAAAAGAGAAAGAAGTAACAAGAAGAAAAACGCTCAAAGAAGTGTTGAAGAGCAGCGATGCTGTCTCCACAATGTGGAGAAGGTATAAAAAATACCCTATTGTTAATCAAGTAGGTGGCAAACTTCTCGCAACGTTAAGGTCACATTAATTTTGAGAGTCCAATGGTTGGGTTACGTTGGGCTCTTTTTTTGTGGATTTGTTTAGAATGAATTTTAGATCCGAGGAGTTGAACGGTACACATTTCATATGCGAATCTTTATGAGAGTGGGTATTCAGAAGCTTAACTGGATGAGTTATTGAAAGCGATGGAGAAATAATAAAAAAAGAATGGAGAAAATAAAATGACTTAGTAAGCCTTTTAACTTTTAATAAGATTATTTAAACTTGTGTTCTTTATAAAAAACGTTATAATGAGCATTAAGAACTAGAAAAGATTATTTTGACTATAAATTTTTTTTTAAAAGGATTTTTTGTTTATAAAATAGTCATACCTCTATATCAAACGAACCTTATGGGTGTGTAGACACATTAACTAAATAAACTCATATTGAGACAACTTAGTCGCAGTTTTACGCTCAGTGAATAGGGATTTTGAACCAACTCTTTCTTACTAAACTCGTGTCATTTAACGCAAAAGCAAAATATTAGGGGAAGTTAAGTAACTTCATACACTTATGTTCTTTATAAAGAACATAAGTGTTAATACGGAGGAGTTCATTCATGAATTTTGAATTTTATTTTTTAAGAAATGGCATAAAGAATTTTTCTCTCACATTTCTGTTCCTACTATTGTTAATCCCTCTACCTCAATTAGTAAGGGCTGATGAAGATGATGAAGTCGTCAGCAACCCTACTGTATTAATCATTTATTCTTCAAAACAGGGGGAGATAAGTGAGAATATCCGGTTACTAGATATCATAGTTGGTCATTACACTTCCGATATAACCGTCAAAGAAGATAGTGAGGTTACAAAGGGAGATTTAATCGGTGTGACTCATTTACTATATTATGGCGAAGTAAAAAAGACACTTCCTAATAACCTATCAAGGGTAGTTGAGGATTTCAATGGGCCTATATTTGGTATTGGTTATAATACTGAACAGTTTGAAGATCATTTCAGTTTTTTCACTCAGAAAAATGAATTGAATATTGATGGCATTTCATTTATTGGTGAAGAGATCAAGAATATAATTGAACAAACCATTCTTAACATAGAACTTTCTACTAATACGACAACGCTGATTGAAGGACACGCTGCAAATAGAGCATTCCCTCTTTTAGTGAGAAATTCAACTGATTTTTATTATGGTGTGACATCTCTGGATGGAGTATTACCAAATTATCTTTCTGAAACGTTACATGAATTCTTCGGCATTTCCCATCAGGAAGTTCATCCAGGTATTATTCGATTAGAAGATATTCATCCACTGGTTGATCCAGTTCCATTAAAAGAAATTGCAGACCTTTTGTTCGAAAAAAATATCCCATACATGATTGCAGTGATTCCCATTTATCGCGATCCAGAGACTGGGGAAGAATTTAGGTTCTCAGATTCTCCTGAGCTTCTTAAAGTGCTTAAGTTCATGCAAAATCATGGAGGCACAATTATTATGCATGGGTACTCCCATCAATATCGCTACAGTGAAACAGGGGAAGGGTTTGAATTCTGGGATGTGAAAAACGATCGCCCAATATCCGTCCCTCCTCAAAAAAATAGTCGTGAGAAAACAAGATCTGATTTTTCGTCAGAAGAGGATTTTCAAGAATATTTAACTGAAATCAAAAATTTTGAGACGAACTATATTCAGTCCAAAATTACGAAAGGAATAAATGAATTAGTGAGTTATGGTTTGTATCCTGCAGCATTTGAAGCTCCTCACTACGCCATTTCATTCAATGGTTATCGTGTCGTTTCAGAACATTTTTCAACTTATCTTGGCCAACTGCAAATTAGTGATGATAGCTGGGAAATGATGCGCTCTTCACCGACGATTACAACACCTTCATTTATAAACGGTTTGACACTGCTACCTGAAACGATTGGCTATGTTGATGAAAACGAAAAAGACCCCATACGAAAAATAACTCAATCTATACAAAAACAACAAATTGTAAGAGATGGGGTGATCTCCGGGTTTTATCATCCTTATCTGGGTATTGAGAATTTCAAAGAAATGATTCATGAGATGGAAACTGTTCCGAATCTTTCATGGGTTGATTTAAAGAGTTTTGATACGCTAACGAAAGCAGATCATGTTTCCATCCAATTCACGAATCATGAACCTGAGGTTAAATTGGATTATGTCGGGATGATAAAATCTTCTCCTGAATATTATGAGCCTTATTTAAATCGTGTAACGAATGGTGTGTTATGGGTTATTGCGACTGTGGCCGGGTTTATGATTATACTCTTCATAGCTTTTATTCTAATGCTCAACTTTCGAAAAAATAAGGAGGGGTTAAGATGACAATTAATATGATATTCAATTCCGCGCTCTTCCTTATTTGGTTTATGCTGATCTACCATATGTTCCTTATGCACGGTGGTTTCTTACATGCCATGAGTTACCGTAAAACAATTGAAAATTGGAAAGGATGGGACCGCTCTCTTCCTACAGTTAGCGTTCTTATACCTGCCCATAATGAAGAAGTGGTTATTCGAGACACTCTTGAGGCAATGGTGAAATTGCGGTATCCCCTAGATCGATTGGAAATTATATTGATAAATGATAACTCTTCCGATCGAACTGGAGAAATTGGGAATGAATATGCAAGAAACTATCCCTTTATTAAAGTAGTTCATACCAAGCCGCCCAATGTAGGAAAAGGAAAGTCAGGAGCCTTAAACCAGGGATTTATGGCATCTAAAGGATCAATTGTGATTGTATATGATGCTGATAATACACCAGAAGAAGATGCTGTTTATTATCTAGCGATCGGATTGCAGAATGACCCAAAAGCAGGAGCTATGGTAGGGAAATTCCGCGTAATAAATGCCTCTAAGAACTTGCTGACTAAGTTCATTAATATTGAAACGATTACTTTTCAATGGCTGGCTCAGGCTGGGAGATGGTACTGGTTTAAATTATCCACTATCCCAGGTACCAATTTTGCGATTAGAAGATCTATTCTCGAGAAACTAGGAGGATGGGATGAAAAGGCTCTCTCAGAGGATACTGAACTAAGCATTAGAGTGTATAACCTTGGTTACTATATTCGTTTTTTTCCAGCAGCAATTACTTGGGAACAGGAGCCTGAGGCATGGAAAGTCTGGTGGAAGCAAAGGACAAGGTGGGCACGTGGCAATCAATATGTGATTGGGAAGTATTTATTAGGATTTTTCAAGCTAAAAAATAAAAAGATTGTTCTTGATTTAATTTATTTTTTCTTTACTTACTTCCTCTTTTTATGCGGCGTACTTGTCTCTGATTCCCTACTTGTTTTAAATATATTTACCCCAATTACACTTTCAGTTGGACCAGTTATTATTGTTCTCCTAGTTTTAGCTATTCTCCTCTATCTTACTGAAGTGCTCTTAGCATTAAGTATCGAAAAAGAAACGTTAAATCTTACAAACGTTTTGATTGTTTGTTTAATGTATTTTACTTACTCTCAAATCTGGATCGCACTTGTTGTTTGGTCATTATGTTTGGAAGTGAAAAGAGTGCTATTCAAGCAAGAAGCGAAGTGGTATAAAACGGAGCGATACAAGCAATCTGCGTAACATGATAAATGGATGAGGTATGGGCGTGTGAAAGTTGCTGTTATTTTTGGGACGAGATCAGAAGGAATTAAAATGGCATCTATAATGGCGTCTCTTCAGCAAATTTCACTATGGCAAGTAGAAGCTTACTTGAGGATAAAGAAACGTTTAATTCAATTAACATTGTTTTGATAAAAACATGTCTTCTCGCACAAAGCAAAGTGTCCGAGAGCTAATTTTAATAATGTGAGATACTTGGAGATGATGGTGAGGTTTGAAGAAGAGGATAGCTAGCAAAAAACATTATCGATTTCTTTTGCTCTTCCTACTGATTCTTTTGTTGCTAGGAATATTCATTCTTCTTGATAAAAATGGTGGAGGAGTACATTCGATGCGATTAACAGAATCTTTCATAGAAACAAATATGAAAAATCCCAATGGGACTCTCGCAACTTATTTAAAAGAAAGTGATCAACTCGATCAAGATGAAGTGAAAGGAAAAGAAGCAATCTCAGAGTCGGTCGGAATATGGCTTCAGTATCATTTGAAAAAGAAAGACAGGGAAGGTTTTGAAGAAGCATACGAGACGTTTGTTAACTACTTTATTAATGAAGAAGGCCTTATTTATTGGAAACTAAACCCAAAAGGAGAACCGATTGTAACCACCAATGCACTAGTAGATGATTTAAGAATCATTGAAGTGTTGTACGAGGCAGCTTCATTGTGGAATGAGGAAAGATATAAAACGTCTGCAACGACATTCAGTGATTATTTGGTCAAGCATAATCACATAGAAAGTGTGTTAAGCGATTTTTATGATGATCGAACGAAAGAAATTTCAACTACATTAACACTTTCTTATATTGATCCGTCTGCATTAGAAGTGATGAGGGCAAATAGTGAGTTAGGTAGTCAAATTTATACAGAGATGCTTACGATTTTACAAAAAACTCCCACAGACAATAGTTTTTATGCAAAGGCCTATCATATTAATGAACAAAAATATGTTTTTGATGAGCAGGTGAATATGATTGATCAGGCTCTCGTTGCGTGGCAGCTGGCAGAAATAGGAGTTTCAACAGATTCCTTTTATCAGTTTATCGAGTCAGAGTACTCTGAGAGAGGTTTCATTTATGGGAGATATGATCGGAACTCAC carries:
- a CDS encoding CDP-glycerol glycerophosphotransferase family protein — protein: MLVKRHQVERRNIAVNDVRWDGEMLSFQIKNEEIHNLESLNLCLINRKNEEIIWPDFKQEKVGSFINFSLFKEDLSGLNSGKWDFFIINGRSKSMDRKRIGVYQAPIASRPHRYLKPIVEMEQHSWIPYLTDRNELSLHIGSISELEKVSFEVVDFQSQVISMEEEDNRLILHIDQYFPSSPVMVHTNDLTSRKIPSSYHPEDKSLTIHNENKNDFVNGEGELQLHFKRGNILEVYPLIFENSLVTPIVQPSFTKIVKGQLHAQNLRVTHDRILFDVSTNFIEYASEIQFYLKKRKRDEIVNLEVSRHLHGSVEEIGVSISQFNGLFTNTSRWDLFVEIRYANLVEVRRVGEYNNPLNHLERHVSHLPITEDLYLSPYLTNDHEFSFYVSTEEQYLKSKYPGNVSLHRLNLKRNGELQLTATVSMKRIESFEVKELVLRLRSDKSKRVIVPYHKVVETSANKQKVSFRIQLNEVEFEQFYWDFFISVKVNNHETRLIRVVSDNLLIHKQLKHRMWKYTLNQSNGYMIYPYITINGGVSITYRYKGEYESIKYKMNEYIAYYLYILFYWNAFWKPTWLIHEKYSETAQDNAYYFFKHCFEEHKDKKVYYVIKKGSEDERNLIPYKERVVYFMSIKHLFLILSSKVIVSSEAKGHGYAWRVARGPIRDYVNSKRYVFLQHGVLGLKKVENTFKVGSANSADLFVVSSDFEKQIVMDHFGYKAKNIIVTGLSRWDVVEDRSQELTDSGKKEVFLMPTWRNWLDEVEEGEFVLSDYYKAYNALLNSNELHDTLRKNNLLLNFYVHPKFMPYVSHFTSENEHVRVIQFGEEKINDLLMRSSMLITDYSSVAWEMYYQKKPVLFFHFDLSKYNELQGSYMDLNKELFGDVAYSSAALVSKFEEYASTNFAEKPEISSKRFEYFNYIDDGNSSRIFSEIKKKEKEVTRRKTLKEVLKSSDAVSTMWRRYKKYPIVNQVGGKLLATLRSH
- a CDS encoding polysaccharide deacetylase family protein is translated as MNFEFYFLRNGIKNFSLTFLFLLLLIPLPQLVRADEDDEVVSNPTVLIIYSSKQGEISENIRLLDIIVGHYTSDITVKEDSEVTKGDLIGVTHLLYYGEVKKTLPNNLSRVVEDFNGPIFGIGYNTEQFEDHFSFFTQKNELNIDGISFIGEEIKNIIEQTILNIELSTNTTTLIEGHAANRAFPLLVRNSTDFYYGVTSLDGVLPNYLSETLHEFFGISHQEVHPGIIRLEDIHPLVDPVPLKEIADLLFEKNIPYMIAVIPIYRDPETGEEFRFSDSPELLKVLKFMQNHGGTIIMHGYSHQYRYSETGEGFEFWDVKNDRPISVPPQKNSREKTRSDFSSEEDFQEYLTEIKNFETNYIQSKITKGINELVSYGLYPAAFEAPHYAISFNGYRVVSEHFSTYLGQLQISDDSWEMMRSSPTITTPSFINGLTLLPETIGYVDENEKDPIRKITQSIQKQQIVRDGVISGFYHPYLGIENFKEMIHEMETVPNLSWVDLKSFDTLTKADHVSIQFTNHEPEVKLDYVGMIKSSPEYYEPYLNRVTNGVLWVIATVAGFMIILFIAFILMLNFRKNKEGLR
- a CDS encoding glycosyl hydrolase family 8; the encoded protein is MRLTESFIETNMKNPNGTLATYLKESDQLDQDEVKGKEAISESVGIWLQYHLKKKDREGFEEAYETFVNYFINEEGLIYWKLNPKGEPIVTTNALVDDLRIIEVLYEAASLWNEERYKTSATTFSDYLVKHNHIESVLSDFYDDRTKEISTTLTLSYIDPSALEVMRANSELGSQIYTEMLTILQKTPTDNSFYAKAYHINEQKYVFDEQVNMIDQALVAWQLAEIGVSTDSFYQFIESEYSERGFIYGRYDRNSQLPVVEYESPSLYGFIILYCLEVGDKEFAKRIYERMIEFRNEEEESKYCGGYSIKANQDTHIFDNLIPLLAEERLLSETE
- a CDS encoding glycosyltransferase family 2 protein gives rise to the protein MTINMIFNSALFLIWFMLIYHMFLMHGGFLHAMSYRKTIENWKGWDRSLPTVSVLIPAHNEEVVIRDTLEAMVKLRYPLDRLEIILINDNSSDRTGEIGNEYARNYPFIKVVHTKPPNVGKGKSGALNQGFMASKGSIVIVYDADNTPEEDAVYYLAIGLQNDPKAGAMVGKFRVINASKNLLTKFINIETITFQWLAQAGRWYWFKLSTIPGTNFAIRRSILEKLGGWDEKALSEDTELSIRVYNLGYYIRFFPAAITWEQEPEAWKVWWKQRTRWARGNQYVIGKYLLGFFKLKNKKIVLDLIYFFFTYFLFLCGVLVSDSLLVLNIFTPITLSVGPVIIVLLVLAILLYLTEVLLALSIEKETLNLTNVLIVCLMYFTYSQIWIALVVWSLCLEVKRVLFKQEAKWYKTERYKQSA
- a CDS encoding acyltransferase family protein gives rise to the protein MQRTNQGQSEIIFLSAITCLLLILVHVLEMFFFGERQSLNEISSTTYQLSQFGIAIFAVIVGLYLFRQSGSRKKEKRLGAFEVSKVILLFVLWSLFYLVLAKVAMNVEMFTGWKDSILTFAMGDSFYHLSFISVILQFLLFLPLLKLVQTKAGWSILLVVTGMIHYYFVSPVLTEGNAFLTQDGLLLKWLFFFVLGGYLARYWDSVQNLLKKFDRFGLVALIGLIGFEVTYYLMYGSIYQEEWFLMITVPVILISLLGIYQSVRKVVLLDIFLHSIGENTIGLYFIFPFIIFAYSSILPDAIWQKEYFVLVFTLVLGTSVFISKLVRLIVINIEGIKGPVVKTKMLNQQELGIN